The Listeria sp. PSOL-1 genome includes a region encoding these proteins:
- the trxA gene encoding thioredoxin gives MAIQEITDAQFEQETGTGLVLTDFWATWCGPCRMVAPILEEIAAEREGQLKIVKIDIDANQETPKQFGIMSIPTLLIKKDGEVVDKVIGYRPKEDLDEVINKYL, from the coding sequence ATGGCAATTCAAGAAATTACAGATGCACAGTTTGAACAAGAAACAGGAACTGGCCTTGTTCTAACTGATTTTTGGGCGACTTGGTGTGGCCCTTGCCGCATGGTAGCGCCTATTTTAGAAGAAATCGCAGCAGAACGCGAGGGTCAATTAAAAATCGTTAAAATAGATATTGATGCTAATCAAGAAACACCAAAACAATTTGGTATAATGAGCATCCCGACACTTTTAATAAAAAAAGACGGAGAAGTAGTCGATAAGGTTATCGGTTATCGTCCAAAAGAAGATTTGGATGAAGTTATCAATAAATATTTATAG
- the uvrC gene encoding excinuclease ABC subunit UvrC yields MVSSHIQNKLALLPDQPGCYLMRDKQGTIIYVGKAKILKNRVRSYFTGTHDSKTQRLVQEITDFEYIVTSSDVEALLLEINLIKKHDPRFNIRLKDDKTYPFIKITNERHPRLIITRQVKKDKGKYFGPYPNVYAANEVKKILDRLYPLRKCTTLPNKVCLYYHLGQCLAPCVFEVSKETYQKMFDEIVSFLNGGYKKVKQELLTKMNHAAGSMEFEKAAEFRDQINAIETTMEKQKMTMNDFVDRDVFGYAIDKGWMCVQVFFIRQGKLIERDVSQFPFYNDADDDFLTFIGQFYEKANHIVPKEVFLPDDVDQEAVQALLPDTKVLVPKRGNKKELVKLAYKNAKIALNEKFMLLERNEERTVGATNKLGEQMGIPTPTRIEAFDNSNIYGTDPVSAMVTFLDGKPSKNDYRKYKIKTVAGPDDYATMREVVRRRYWRVLKEGLPLPDLVLIDGGKGQIDSAKDVLINELGLDIPVAGLAKDDKHKTSQLLFGEPLAIIPLERNSQEFYLLQRIQDEVHRFAITFHRQLRSKTGFQSILDGIPGVGPGRKKKILQHFGSMKKIKAASVTELQKSGIPKQVAEAVYQKVSDLSKEMNNNEE; encoded by the coding sequence ATGGTATCTAGTCATATTCAAAATAAATTAGCATTGCTTCCAGATCAGCCAGGTTGCTACCTAATGAGAGATAAGCAGGGAACGATTATCTATGTAGGGAAAGCAAAAATTTTAAAAAATCGCGTCCGATCCTACTTTACAGGCACCCATGATAGTAAAACACAGCGCCTTGTCCAGGAAATTACTGATTTTGAATATATTGTCACTTCGTCTGATGTTGAAGCCCTTTTACTTGAAATTAATTTGATCAAAAAACATGATCCACGCTTCAATATTCGTTTAAAAGACGATAAAACCTATCCGTTTATCAAAATTACAAATGAGCGGCACCCACGCCTCATCATTACGCGTCAAGTAAAGAAGGACAAAGGCAAATATTTTGGTCCCTATCCAAATGTATATGCCGCAAATGAAGTAAAAAAAATCCTTGATCGCCTTTATCCACTTAGAAAGTGTACAACATTACCAAACAAAGTCTGTTTGTATTATCATTTAGGACAGTGTTTAGCACCATGTGTTTTTGAAGTAAGCAAAGAAACATACCAAAAAATGTTTGACGAAATTGTTAGTTTTTTAAATGGTGGTTATAAAAAAGTAAAGCAAGAACTGCTTACAAAAATGAACCATGCCGCTGGATCAATGGAATTTGAAAAAGCTGCTGAATTTCGTGATCAAATTAACGCGATTGAAACAACAATGGAAAAACAAAAAATGACGATGAATGATTTTGTCGATCGTGATGTATTTGGTTATGCTATTGATAAGGGCTGGATGTGTGTTCAAGTATTTTTCATTAGACAAGGGAAGCTCATTGAACGCGATGTATCGCAATTTCCTTTTTATAATGATGCAGATGATGATTTTCTCACATTTATTGGCCAGTTTTACGAAAAAGCAAACCATATTGTTCCAAAAGAAGTTTTCTTGCCAGATGATGTGGATCAAGAAGCTGTGCAAGCGCTTTTACCTGATACAAAAGTACTTGTCCCCAAAAGAGGGAATAAAAAAGAACTCGTAAAACTCGCTTATAAAAATGCTAAAATTGCCTTAAATGAGAAATTCATGTTGCTTGAGCGCAATGAAGAAAGAACGGTGGGCGCAACAAATAAACTTGGTGAACAAATGGGAATCCCCACACCAACACGCATTGAAGCGTTTGATAATTCTAATATCTACGGAACAGACCCTGTTTCAGCGATGGTCACTTTTCTTGACGGAAAACCAAGCAAAAATGATTATCGCAAATATAAAATTAAAACCGTAGCAGGTCCAGATGATTATGCAACCATGCGTGAAGTAGTAAGAAGGCGTTATTGGCGCGTGCTAAAAGAAGGTTTGCCACTTCCAGATTTAGTCTTAATTGATGGTGGAAAAGGACAAATTGACAGCGCAAAAGATGTTTTAATTAACGAACTTGGACTGGATATTCCAGTTGCAGGCTTAGCTAAAGACGATAAACATAAAACAAGCCAATTACTTTTCGGTGAGCCACTTGCGATTATTCCCCTTGAACGAAATAGCCAAGAGTTTTATTTATTGCAACGCATTCAAGATGAGGTCCACCGGTTTGCGATAACTTTTCATAGACAACTACGCAGTAAAACAGGCTTTCAATCAATTTTGGATGGTATTCCAGGTGTTGGACCAGGACGTAAGAAAAAAATCTTGCAACATTTTGGTTCCATGAAAAAAATCAAAGCTGCATCAGTTACAGAATTGCAAAAAAGCGGAATACCAAAGCAAGTTGCCGAAGCCGTTTATCAAAAAGTTAGCGATTTAAGTAAAGAAATGAACAACAATGAAGAATAG
- a CDS encoding endonuclease MutS2 has product MKKRVESLLEFDKIKKQLEEYAASPLGVKAIKSLSPSINFDEVEKAQAETEEGAKVIRLRGSAPIAGLYDVAAQLKRLEIGGDLNGLEIYQIGSNLRVSRTMKDFMADLVEQGVLLPRLEALAAELMVLRELEEVITLSVDETGLLLDTASETLRSIRQSLSRTEGRVRDKLESLLRDRNASKMLSDAVITIRNDRYVLPVKQEYKAHYGGIVHDQSASGQTLFIEPQSVVDLNNQRRELQAKEKQEIERILAAISAELAEHVQEIHHNTYVLAQFDFIIAKARYGKAIKSVTPKLNQEGQIKLWAARHPLLDPEKVVSNDIILGEDYQAIVITGPNTGGKTITLKTLGLLTLMAQSGLQIPVQEDSVIAIFEEIFADIGDEQSIEQNLSTFSSHMTNIVEIIKKMNKRSLILFDELGAGTDPQEGAALAIAILDAALRQGATIVATTHYPELKAYGYERKQVTNASVEFNIETLSPTYRLLIGIPGRSNAFDISKRLGLNETIIQEARSLIDTESADLNEMISSLEEKRNLAEKEYQEAKEVAQGAEKLLQDLQKEIRTYYNQKDKLIEKANEQAREIIEKAEVDAEAIIHELRTLQLQGASGVKEHQLIDAKTRLTQAKPKTIQKNVIHSPKQVDHKLTSGDAVRILSLNQKGTLLDKVNQHEWNVQIGMIKMKIKVTDLEYIAKEEPKKERIITNIRGSDPVKAELDLRGVRYEDALQQLDKYIDEALLAGYGQVAIIHGKGTGALRTGVTEFLKNHRMVKSFRFGSAAEGGNGITIAELR; this is encoded by the coding sequence ATGAAAAAAAGAGTTGAAAGTCTACTTGAATTTGACAAAATAAAAAAACAACTTGAAGAATATGCTGCCTCACCACTTGGTGTAAAAGCGATTAAATCCCTTTCACCAAGCATCAATTTTGATGAGGTAGAAAAAGCACAAGCAGAAACAGAAGAAGGGGCAAAAGTGATCAGATTGCGTGGTAGTGCCCCAATTGCTGGTCTATATGATGTTGCCGCTCAGCTGAAGCGCCTTGAAATTGGTGGAGACTTAAATGGGCTTGAAATTTATCAAATTGGTAGTAACTTGCGTGTTAGTCGAACAATGAAAGATTTTATGGCAGATTTAGTAGAGCAAGGCGTATTGTTGCCGCGCTTAGAAGCGTTGGCAGCTGAACTAATGGTATTACGTGAATTAGAAGAAGTCATCACGCTGTCTGTTGATGAAACAGGGCTTTTGCTTGATACAGCCAGTGAAACCTTAAGAAGCATCCGGCAATCGCTTAGTCGAACGGAAGGACGTGTACGTGATAAATTAGAGTCCCTTTTACGTGATCGAAATGCAAGTAAAATGTTAAGCGATGCTGTGATCACGATTCGAAATGATCGCTATGTTTTACCAGTTAAGCAAGAATATAAAGCTCATTATGGCGGGATCGTACATGATCAATCGGCTTCTGGGCAAACTCTTTTTATTGAACCACAAAGCGTTGTTGATTTAAATAATCAACGACGTGAGCTCCAGGCAAAAGAAAAGCAAGAAATTGAACGCATTTTAGCTGCGATTTCTGCTGAACTAGCTGAACACGTTCAGGAAATCCATCATAATACGTATGTGCTTGCTCAATTCGATTTTATTATAGCTAAGGCAAGGTATGGTAAAGCAATAAAATCTGTCACACCTAAATTAAATCAAGAAGGGCAAATTAAACTTTGGGCAGCAAGGCATCCTCTGCTTGACCCTGAAAAAGTAGTAAGTAATGATATCATTTTAGGTGAAGATTACCAAGCTATCGTTATTACTGGTCCAAATACCGGTGGGAAAACCATCACCTTAAAAACACTCGGCTTACTTACATTAATGGCTCAATCTGGTTTACAAATTCCAGTCCAAGAAGATTCTGTTATTGCCATTTTTGAAGAAATTTTTGCTGATATCGGTGATGAGCAGTCAATCGAACAGAATTTAAGTACATTTTCTTCACATATGACAAATATTGTCGAGATTATCAAAAAAATGAATAAACGCTCGCTTATTTTGTTTGATGAACTTGGTGCTGGAACAGATCCACAAGAAGGCGCTGCGCTGGCGATTGCTATTTTAGATGCTGCACTTAGGCAAGGAGCGACAATCGTTGCAACCACACATTACCCTGAATTAAAGGCCTATGGTTATGAACGAAAACAAGTGACAAATGCTTCTGTTGAGTTTAATATTGAAACACTTAGCCCAACTTATCGATTGTTAATTGGCATACCAGGTCGAAGCAATGCTTTTGACATTTCTAAGCGTCTCGGATTAAATGAAACGATCATCCAAGAAGCACGTTCTTTAATTGATACAGAGAGTGCTGATTTAAATGAAATGATTTCAAGCTTAGAAGAAAAACGCAACTTAGCAGAAAAAGAATACCAAGAAGCGAAAGAAGTCGCACAAGGTGCAGAAAAGTTACTACAAGATTTGCAAAAAGAAATTCGTACCTACTACAACCAAAAAGACAAACTCATAGAAAAAGCGAACGAACAAGCAAGAGAAATTATTGAAAAAGCAGAAGTTGATGCTGAAGCGATTATTCATGAGTTAAGGACACTGCAATTGCAGGGAGCAAGTGGTGTGAAAGAGCACCAACTAATCGATGCTAAAACAAGACTCACCCAAGCTAAACCGAAGACGATACAAAAAAATGTGATTCATTCGCCAAAACAAGTAGATCATAAGCTAACATCAGGGGATGCAGTCCGTATCTTGTCACTTAATCAAAAGGGGACATTGCTGGATAAAGTAAATCAGCATGAGTGGAACGTTCAAATCGGGATGATTAAAATGAAGATCAAAGTAACAGATCTTGAATATATTGCAAAAGAGGAACCAAAAAAAGAACGAATCATCACGAATATTCGCGGCAGTGATCCAGTGAAAGCCGAGCTCGATTTAAGAGGCGTACGCTACGAAGATGCATTACAACAACTAGATAAGTACATTGATGAAGCACTTTTAGCAGGTTATGGACAGGTAGCGATTATCCATGGTAAAGGAACAGGAGCACTTCGAACAGGTGTCACTGAATTCTTAAAAAATCACCGCATGGTTAAATCGTTTCGTTTTGGCTCAGCAGCAGAAGGTGGAAACGGCATTACAATTGCTGAATTAAGGTAA